The following is a genomic window from Leptotrichia trevisanii DSM 22070.
TCCCAATGATTGTATCAAAAGTTCCTTTATCAAAGGGTGCCTATGTTGAATTTCCAAAAGAAGCTGTAAATGGTGAACAATTACAGAAAATTTTAGGAGATCTTGCAAGTGGGGTTTCGCTTACACCAGAAAAAGTAACCACTTTACAAGATAACTTAAATCAATTAGTACCAGGATTAGCAGCTTTATTATTAACGTTCTTATGTATGTGGCTACTTAAGAAAAAAGTTAGTCCAATTTTAATTATCTTTGGATTATTTGCAGTGGGAATTTTAGGACATTTAGTTGGAATATTCTAAAAATAAAGAATGACTACTAGAAATTCAATTTTAAATAATTGGAGAAGTTATGTAAAAGAAAGAAGTTGGAACTAAAAAGCCAACTTTTTTCTAATTTTATATGTAAATTTGAGTTAAAGAAATGAGGAATAAAATTGGCTATTTCAATGAATACAAAAGTATTATTCACAACAAAGGCAAATTCTTTATCGGGAATGTTTGGAAACAAAAATGGAAATATACTTGTGGGGGACAAAGCCTTTGAATTCTATAATAACCGTAATCCTGAAGATTATATTCAGATTCCTTGGGGAGAAATTGTGAGAGTGAGGGCCCAAATCTTTTTAAAAGATAAATATATTCGTGGATTTTTTATAGATACAAAAAGTGCTGGCTCGTATAATTTTGTTGTAAAAAATGCTGGAAAAACGTTAAAGACAATGCGTGATTTTCTTGGAAATGAAAAAATTGTAAGAAATAAACCTGTATTGTCGCTAAAAAGAGTGTTTGACTGGTTTAAAAAGAAATAAAAAAAATTAATGAGAGGAATGATTTAATAATTTACAGTAAAATCACTTTAAAATCAAACTTTAAAGTTATAATCATTCTATTCAAATTTTAGTTATATCCAATATATTAAAAAAGTTCAAATATATATGTTTTTTTGGGAAAATATTTGATATTTATGTATCATCAAAATAATTTGATTCACTTAATAATTGACAATCAAATTAATAAGGAGTAAAATGTATTTAAATTAAATTGTTTAAATTCAAAGTTTAATTTTGAAAAATATTTTATTTCTAGGAGGACATTATGAAAATGGAAAGTCAATTAAAGAAAGGATTAATTATTTTAGCAGGGATTGCGATGTTGAGTATAAATCTTATTGCAAAGGAAACGATGACATATCCAAAAGATAAAAAATCTAATCAAACATTAGGATTTGTAAAGCTGGAAAATTCTTTGGGTATTTCTTCAAGTTTTGAAGGAAATACTATTTACATTAATTCAGGCGGAAAACCTCTTGAACGTGTGTTTGGAGCAGCAGAAGACGAGAATAATAAATTTACTGAAATAAAAAATAATCATGTAATTATTAATGGTGGTGTTCTTGCAACAAATGGATATTGGGAAAAAGATGGAGTGAAGACAATAAGAGGGGGGAGTGTTTATGGTGGTGCTGGACAAAGTT
Proteins encoded in this region:
- a CDS encoding DUF956 family protein, whose protein sequence is MAISMNTKVLFTTKANSLSGMFGNKNGNILVGDKAFEFYNNRNPEDYIQIPWGEIVRVRAQIFLKDKYIRGFFIDTKSAGSYNFVVKNAGKTLKTMRDFLGNEKIVRNKPVLSLKRVFDWFKKK